The Phaeobacter sp. A36a-5a genomic interval CAATACTGGCAAGAGCATGACTCTTGCCCCGGTTTTCTCGGACGCCATCGCCATGGGCGCGGAAACCCAAGCTGTTCAGCCATAATTTCCCGATAAATTTCAAGTGGATAAGCCCCACAATTGATGTAGAGAACTTGTCTCAAACGGGTCATCCGATCTCCCGCAAAACCACAATTAATTCAATGTTTTCAGATAGATAAAACAACCTGTACAACAGGGACGGCGCTGTGGATAAGTTGGGGGACAGTTTGGGCATTCTCAACCCAAACGAGACACCTTGCCGGGACATTCAGAACCGACAAAAATATCGAGATAAGTCAAGTTTGGAAGGTATTAACAAAATGTTAAAGAGTAAATTCGATTGCGCAGTCACGATTCATCAAGACCAAACCAGAGGCACCAGCCAGACCCGTTACCTACGGCTATCCACAACACACTCATAGGCTGCAGCCTCTGACCTGATCCTCAGTCAAAAAAACCGCGCAGCCTCGGCTGCGCGGTCCCAATGCAGATTATGGTACGAAGGATCCCGGCTCAGAGCTCTCGCAGATATTGCATCACAGCCGGCCGCACCGTTTGCTCGCCTCGGTGGCGTGCGTCAGCGATGATTTTTCGAATAGCATTCAGATCGACCCGCATCAGCAGCGATTTGACCGGGCCAACCGAGGCAGGTCGCATCGACAGTACCCGCAACCCCATGGCCGCAAGGCAGACCGCCTCAATCGGGCGCCCGGCGTCCTCGCCGCAAAAGCTGAGCGGAGTCCCGGAAATCTCGCAACGCTCAACGATTTGCGCGATAAAGCTCAGGTAGCTCACGTTCAATGTGTCGTAACGCTTGCGCACCCTCTCGTTTTCACGGTCCGCAGCAAAGAAAAACTGCTTGAGGTCATTGCCGCCGATCGACAGGAATTCGACCTCGTCGAAAAACTTCTGCGGCGCAAAGGCCAGCGACGGGGTTTCCAGCATGGCCCCGACTTCCAGTTTTTCCGGCAGCGGATGCCCGAGGCGCCGTTCGCGTTCCAGCGTCTTGGCGACCTCGGCCTTGGCGGCGCGGAACTCCTCGAACTGCGCCACAAACGGGAACATGACCGTCAGCGGACGCCCGTTGGCGGCGCGCATCAGCGCCTGCAACTGCATCCGCATCACACCGGGCTTGTCGAGACCAACCCGGATCGCCCGCCAGCCAAGCGCCGGATTCGGCTCATCGGTCGGCTTCATATAGGGCAGCACCTTGTCCGACCCGATGTCCAGCGTGCGGAACACCACCCGCTTGCCGCCAGCCGCATCCAACACCCGCTGATACAGCGCCACCAGTTCGGATCGTTTCGGCATCTGGTTGCGGACCAGAAACTGCAATTCGGTTCGGAACAGCCCGACGCCTTCGGCACCGGAGTTTTCCAGCGACGGCAAATCGGCCATCAGCCCGGCGTTCATCAGCAGGTTCACACGTGTGCCGTCGCGGGTCAGCGCCTGTTTGTCACGGATCGAGGCATAGCGTTCCTGCGCCTTGGCCTGCATCGCGATCTTGTCGCGAAAGGCCCCCACAACGGTGTCATCCGGCCGCAGATGCACGACGCCCTGCTCCCCGTCCACCATGATATGGTCGCCGTTCAGCGCCTCGGTGGTGATGCGTTTGGTGTGAACCACCAGCGGAATGGCCAGCGCGCGGGCAATGATCGCCGCATGAGAGCCGACAGAGCCTTCCTCCAGCACGATGCCACGCAGGTTGCGGCCATATTCCAGCAGCTCACCGGGGCCGATGTTCCGTGCAATCAGCACCGGGTCCTCGGGCAGCTCTGCACCGGTTTCACGGCCCTGCCCGGTCAAAATCCGTAGCAGCCGGTTGGACAGATCATCCAGATCGCTCAGCCGCTCACGCAGATAGGCATCCTGCACCTGCCCCATGCGCGCCCGCGCCTGGGACTGTTCTTTCTCCACCGCCGCCTCGGCACTCAGACCGCGGCCGATGTCCTCTTCCATCCGCCGCATCCACCCTTTGGAATTGGCGAACATCCGGTAGG includes:
- the ptsP gene encoding phosphoenolpyruvate--protein phosphotransferase; protein product: MVKTTESESRNLLMRLREAMAGDDAGQARLDKITQLIADSMRSEVCSVYLFRDEETLELCATQGLNVESVHQTRMRIGEGLVGRVARYGKVVNTPDAPNAKGFRYMPETGEERYASFLGVPIQRLGEMLGVLVVQSKDAREFSADAVYALEVVAMVIAEMTELGAFVGEGAALSPLHQQPVLLRGTIAQEGAVEGHVWLHEPRVVVTNPIADDPHRELERLHESVEELRVGVDKMLEVSQTGDKEQLQVLEAYRMFANSKGWMRRMEEDIGRGLSAEAAVEKEQSQARARMGQVQDAYLRERLSDLDDLSNRLLRILTGQGRETGAELPEDPVLIARNIGPGELLEYGRNLRGIVLEEGSVGSHAAIIARALAIPLVVHTKRITTEALNGDHIMVDGEQGVVHLRPDDTVVGAFRDKIAMQAKAQERYASIRDKQALTRDGTRVNLLMNAGLMADLPSLENSGAEGVGLFRTELQFLVRNQMPKRSELVALYQRVLDAAGGKRVVFRTLDIGSDKVLPYMKPTDEPNPALGWRAIRVGLDKPGVMRMQLQALMRAANGRPLTVMFPFVAQFEEFRAAKAEVAKTLERERRLGHPLPEKLEVGAMLETPSLAFAPQKFFDEVEFLSIGGNDLKQFFFAADRENERVRKRYDTLNVSYLSFIAQIVERCEISGTPLSFCGEDAGRPIEAVCLAAMGLRVLSMRPASVGPVKSLLMRVDLNAIRKIIADARHRGEQTVRPAVMQYLREL